Proteins encoded together in one Lathamus discolor isolate bLatDis1 chromosome 3, bLatDis1.hap1, whole genome shotgun sequence window:
- the LOC136010567 gene encoding uncharacterized protein LOC136010567 has translation MVKKNTIPDGWRSLTPVGQPIPGTRFIAFKVPLKGAINQRLTPTQKFTPKDLIAAMKALNVELGLIIDLTYTTRYYEVKDLPKSVQYKKLYTVGLEVPDNATILQFKKWVRKFLWENAGNEKLIGVHCTNGINRTGYLICRYLIDVEGWDPEAAIQAFGDARGHRMDGLVYLTDLRTQPMRSNLGMDVWDSDEDIIPPPHAMEGPVERFPNEDFQGSGKRLRIYDDHSHDDLQGQIQLRDLDFINKGPGQRRRPFHDHQTQDDLRAPMQMRNWDYNRGPGQRQRSFPDHQFYDDYEEDIQLKDPDFSNKGPGQRLRPFHGHQFHDELQAERQSRDAEFNRGRGQRQRSFPDHPSHKELQEDRQSKDFDFGSRGRGQRRRPFQDHESRDEFQTQMQMKELDCVSKGPGQRPRSFHDYQSHDDLQSQMQLGDFEFVNRGGGQRLRHFNDHQPRNDLKTEMQLKDYHNKGPGQRRRPFHDHQPYDDIQEQTQLKDFDYGNKSHGQRPRPFHDHPGHDDLPREWCSDRSQSFSSHENVPEPHFSSSPSLHRDYGSDNDDFNRSYSNRPSCPEDSRRMHPSDEFNRGKNRFAPYSSRTMHPSSSVHQEDSSVDYARKPFQDETIREMEQSKRLPVVTVDYNYGLPLDYGPEEQAGEHYDLPSRDRYNWY, from the exons GCAATTAACCAGAGGCTTACCCCAACCCAGAAATTTACACCGAAAGACTTAATAGCTGCAATGAAAGCCCTAAATGTGGAGCTTGGATTAATTATTGATTTAACATATACCACACGATACTATGAAGTTAAG GATTTACCTAAAAGTGTGCAGTATAAGAAACTTTACACTGTTGGACTTGAAGTCCCCGATAATGCTACTATCCTACAGTtcaaaaaatgggtcagaaaattCCTATGGGAAAATGCAGGAAATG AGAAACTCATTGGTGTTCACTGTACTAATGGAATTAATAGAACTGGCTACCTTATATGTAG GTATCTTATAGATGTTGAAGGCTGGGATCCAGAGGCTGCGATCCAAG CTTTTGGTGATGCTAGAGGTCATCGTATGGATGGTCTTGTGTATCTCACAGATCTCAGAACACAACCAATGAGAAG TAACCTTGGAATGGATGTCTGGGATTCGGATGAAGATATTATTCCCCCACCACATGCAATGGAAGGACCTGTAGAGCGGTTCCCAAATGAAGATTTTCAGGG GTCTGGGAAGAGATTAAGAATTTATGATGACCACTCTCACGATGATTTGCAAGGACAGATACAGTTGAGAGATCTTGATTTCATTAATAAGGGACCTGGACAAAGACGAAGACCATTTCATGACCATCAGACTCAAGATGACTTAAGAGCACCAATGCAGATGAGAAACTGGGACTACAACAGGGGACCAGGACAGAGGCAAAGATCCTTTCCTGATCACCAGTTTTATGATGATTATGAAGAAGACATTCAGCTGAAGGACCCAGACTTCAGTAACAAGGGACCCGGACAAAGGTTGAGACCCTTTCATGGACACCAGTTTCATGATGAATTACAGGCAGAGAGACAGTCAAGGGACGCTGAATTTAACAGAGGTCGTGGTCAAAGGCAGAGATCTTTTCCTGACCATCCATCTCATAAGGAGTTGCAGGAAGACAGGCAGTCAAAGGATTTTGATTTTGGTAGCAGGGGCCGTGGCCAGAGACGAAGACCATTCCAAGACCACGAATCTCGTGATGAATTTCAGACTCAGATGCAGATGAAAGAGTTAGACTGTGTCAGCAAAGGTCCTGGCCAAAGACCAAGATCTTTCCATGACTATCAGTCACATGATGACTTACAGTCACAGATGCAATTGGGAGATTTTGAATTTGTTAACAGGGGTGGTGGGCAGAGGTTGAGGCATTTCAATGATCACCAGCCTCGCAATGACTTAAAAACAGAGATGCAACTAAAAGATTATCATAATAAAGGTCCTGGACAAAGGCGAAGACCTTTTCATGACCATCAGCCTTATGATGACATACAGGAACAGACTCAGTTAAAAGATTTTGATTATGGTAATAAAAGCCACGGACAAAGGCCAAGACCTTTTCATGATCATCCAGGTCATGATGACTTGCCACGTGAATGGTGTTCCGACAG AAGTCAGTCTTTTTCTTCCCATGAAAATGTACCAGAAcctcatttttcctcatctccttCACTTCACAGAGATTATGGGTCTGATAATGATGACTTTAACAGAAGTTATAG TAATCGACCAAGTTGTCCTGAAGACAGTAGGAGAATGCATCCCTCAGATGAATTtaatagaggaaaaaacagatttGCACCATATTCTTCACGAACAATGCATCCATCTTCATCTGTACACCAAGAAGATAGTTCAGTAGATTATGCAAGAAAACCTTTTCAAGATGAAACTATCAGAGAgatggaacaaagcaaaagattACCAGTTGTAACAGTTGATTACAATTACGGTCTGCCGTTAGATTATGGACCTGAAGAGCAAGCAGGAGAACATTATGATTTACCTTCAAGAGACCGCTACAACTGGTactga